Proteins encoded in a region of the Prochlorothrix hollandica PCC 9006 = CALU 1027 genome:
- a CDS encoding SemiSWEET transporter, which translates to MDPITLLGLVAGGCTTIAFVPQLLKIWRSKSAKDISLGMFLIFCLGVFLWLLYGLLTQDIPVIVANFITLILSGTILALKFRYKS; encoded by the coding sequence ATGGATCCCATTACCTTGTTGGGCCTCGTGGCCGGTGGCTGTACCACCATTGCCTTTGTGCCCCAACTCCTGAAGATTTGGCGATCGAAGTCGGCCAAAGACATTTCCCTGGGGATGTTTCTCATTTTCTGCCTGGGGGTTTTTCTCTGGTTGCTCTATGGCCTGTTGACCCAAGATATTCCTGTAATAGTCGCTAACTTCATCACCCTGATCCTGTCGGGCACCATTTTGGCCCTCAAGTTTCGCTATAAATCGTAG
- a CDS encoding pentapeptide repeat-containing protein has product MKTQLLQWSYGRGRRDFSRIQLPNVDLSKVKLKFICLSQANLQGANLSQGQFAGADFVYAHLEDANLSGANFIGANFLAANLQRANLSRAMLCGSLLSVTDLSYACLEQATLAGADLRSANLTGANLSHANLQGANLTAANLTQANLTGADLTGAILTGTLLPDATAPEPKPQPLSLIAPVFNTLMPPQEAKKSLRSRRTKVKGQGLQTNFSDVMVYKAVPKTDGDLARAADNRALESSWSEEVSGDLQAGTTTNTHGKVRDSSLLFLHQDLGSYFQSENPTDAQVRLQRSILLRKGHYPLRKKLLLAYDERCAISRCPVHQVLEVAYILPFCGKLTNDPSNVLLLRSDLHLLFDLHLIAIDPNTLTVRLAPWLQDSYYSNLEGRSLYLPLNPDLCPSPEALAEHQNLCEWEVNEAWTNAYAL; this is encoded by the coding sequence ATGAAAACCCAATTATTACAATGGTCTTATGGGCGAGGAAGACGGGATTTTAGCCGCATTCAACTGCCCAATGTAGACCTCAGTAAAGTCAAATTAAAGTTTATTTGTCTGAGTCAAGCGAACTTACAAGGTGCAAATCTTAGTCAAGGTCAATTTGCGGGTGCTGACTTTGTTTATGCCCATTTGGAAGATGCCAATCTCAGTGGGGCCAACTTTATTGGTGCAAACTTTTTAGCGGCCAACTTACAACGGGCTAATTTATCCCGTGCCATGCTCTGTGGCAGCTTATTAAGCGTAACGGACCTGAGCTATGCCTGCCTAGAACAAGCCACCTTAGCCGGGGCCGACCTGCGATCGGCCAACTTAACCGGAGCCAATTTATCCCATGCCAACTTGCAAGGGGCGAACCTCACCGCAGCCAATTTGACCCAGGCCAATTTGACAGGAGCCGATCTAACCGGGGCTATATTGACAGGAACCCTATTGCCCGATGCCACTGCCCCAGAACCCAAACCCCAGCCCTTAAGTTTAATTGCTCCAGTCTTTAATACTCTGATGCCGCCCCAAGAGGCTAAGAAGTCCCTAAGATCGCGAAGAACTAAGGTCAAAGGCCAGGGTTTACAAACTAATTTCTCCGATGTAATGGTCTATAAGGCAGTGCCTAAAACCGATGGTGATTTAGCCAGGGCAGCAGATAACCGCGCTCTGGAATCCAGTTGGTCTGAGGAGGTCAGTGGAGACTTGCAAGCGGGCACAACCACCAACACGCATGGAAAGGTAAGGGATAGTTCTCTGCTGTTTCTGCATCAAGATCTGGGGAGCTATTTCCAATCCGAAAACCCCACCGATGCCCAGGTTCGGCTCCAGCGATCGATCCTGCTGCGCAAAGGCCATTATCCGTTGCGGAAGAAATTACTCCTCGCCTATGACGAACGCTGTGCCATTAGCCGCTGCCCAGTGCATCAGGTGTTGGAAGTAGCTTATATTTTGCCCTTTTGTGGCAAACTAACCAATGACCCTAGCAATGTGTTGCTTTTGCGATCGGATTTACATTTACTCTTTGATCTACACTTAATAGCCATCGATCCCAATACCCTCACCGTCCGGTTAGCGCCTTGGCTCCAGGACAGTTACTACAGCAATTTAGAAGGGCGATCGTTGTACCTGCCCTTGAACCCTGATCTTTGCCCCAGCCCTGAAGCCCTGGCAGAACACCAGAACCTCTGTGAATGGGAGGTAAATGAAGCCTGGACTAATGCCTATGCCCTGTAA
- a CDS encoding thioredoxin, translating into MEPSTSGRVLAPVPTLLATPNRGNHGGIAPTKIGDPPQ; encoded by the coding sequence TTGGAACCATCGACCTCGGGTAGGGTTCTCGCTCCCGTGCCGACCCTCTTGGCGACCCCCAACCGGGGCAACCACGGGGGGATTGCCCCTACCAAAATCGGCGACCCCCCCCAGTGA
- a CDS encoding STAS domain-containing protein: MSSSLGILKPTGVLDAHTGKQLYQQVQEALKQNVRAILIDCSDLGFIDSSGLGVLVRILKTLESVGVQLAFCSVNDQFQTLLTLTDMEDVFSVFATPVHFKLAFASNTVHNRL, translated from the coding sequence ATGTCATCTTCCCTCGGAATTTTAAAGCCAACGGGTGTTTTAGATGCCCACACTGGTAAGCAGCTTTATCAGCAGGTTCAAGAAGCCCTTAAGCAGAATGTTAGAGCCATTTTAATTGACTGCAGCGATCTAGGGTTTATTGATAGCTCTGGCTTGGGAGTATTGGTGAGAATTTTGAAAACGTTAGAGTCTGTTGGGGTTCAGCTTGCCTTTTGTAGTGTCAATGATCAATTTCAAACCTTATTGACCCTGACGGATATGGAAGATGTCTTTTCAGTCTTCGCTACGCCGGTGCATTTCAAGTTGGCATTTGCCAGCAATACAGTCCACAATCGTTTATAA
- a CDS encoding PHP domain-containing protein, producing MGYSSTTRDKPTAFPFCGRPDRPRSVPLTPGAIAFYQVAQGLNPESCPHTYNFHLHTTCSDGRLSPQAVIDQALAIGLQGLAITDHHSLAGYRQAQAYLETRQLETRQLETRQLATRQLATQQAMGESNSGSRLPRLWSGTEITARLLDTDVHILGYGFDPEATALAPYCAGYERNPTGEAFGAAAVIAALQEAGGWAVLAHPARYRQSPEELVPAAVALGIDGVESFYAYDNPNPWRVSPSQTLRVSGLAAAHNLMQTCGTDSHGLSLLQRL from the coding sequence ATGGGATATTCATCAACTACACGGGATAAGCCCACGGCTTTCCCCTTTTGCGGTAGGCCCGATCGACCGCGATCGGTTCCGTTAACCCCTGGGGCGATCGCCTTTTATCAGGTTGCCCAAGGCTTGAACCCAGAGAGCTGCCCCCACACCTACAACTTCCACCTCCACACCACCTGCTCCGATGGGCGGCTGTCGCCCCAGGCCGTGATTGATCAAGCCCTGGCCATTGGTTTGCAAGGCTTAGCCATTACCGACCACCACAGTCTGGCGGGGTATCGTCAAGCCCAAGCCTACCTAGAGACTCGGCAGCTAGAGACTCGGCAGCTAGAGACCCGGCAGCTAGCGACCCGGCAGCTAGCGACCCAGCAGGCCATGGGGGAGTCAAATTCCGGTTCCCGTTTGCCCCGCCTCTGGAGCGGCACGGAGATTACAGCCCGGTTGTTGGACACAGATGTGCATATTCTCGGCTATGGTTTTGATCCAGAGGCAACGGCCCTGGCTCCCTACTGCGCCGGGTATGAGCGCAATCCTACGGGAGAAGCCTTTGGGGCGGCGGCGGTAATTGCGGCCCTCCAGGAAGCCGGGGGGTGGGCGGTGTTGGCTCACCCGGCCCGCTATCGCCAATCCCCAGAAGAACTGGTGCCCGCTGCGGTGGCCTTGGGCATTGACGGCGTGGAAAGCTTTTATGCCTACGACAATCCCAACCCCTGGCGGGTCAGCCCCTCCCAAACCCTGCGGGTCAGTGGGCTAGCCGCTGCCCACAATCTGATGCAAACCTGCGGGACAGACTCCCACGGCTTGAGTTTATTACAGCGATTGTAG
- a CDS encoding cation diffusion facilitator family transporter has protein sequence MALHSHSPSHSHDHSFHPLAGDRRRAVRRVLVGTLVLNVLVVVLKVVVGLWTGSLSVLADALHSVTDSLNNVLGLVTNQLSSPEPDRDHPYGHQKFEAVGALGIAAMLGIACFEIFKGAIDRLIQGIKPMEVGSTDLWILLLVLGINIFVAFYERSVGRRLQSPILIADAYHTMSDIWITISVLVGLLGIWIFNWPWLDVIMTFPVALLVLWSCWCVLRDNLPWLVDEVAIAPEAIHQVVMEVAGVVNCHKIASRGLLGRQVFIDMHLIVEAQDVKTAHDITEAVEAKLEERYAPVRITIHVEPPSYHEEDITYRQPT, from the coding sequence ATGGCATTGCATTCCCACTCCCCTTCCCATAGCCATGATCATAGTTTCCACCCCTTGGCGGGCGATCGCCGTCGGGCGGTGCGGCGGGTGTTAGTGGGCACCTTGGTGCTCAATGTGCTGGTGGTGGTTCTCAAGGTTGTTGTGGGGCTGTGGACTGGATCCCTGAGTGTGTTGGCGGATGCCCTCCACAGTGTCACCGACAGCTTAAACAATGTCTTGGGTCTGGTGACCAACCAACTGTCCTCCCCGGAACCCGATCGGGATCATCCCTATGGCCACCAAAAGTTTGAAGCCGTGGGAGCCTTGGGCATTGCGGCCATGTTGGGTATTGCCTGTTTTGAGATTTTCAAGGGGGCGATCGATCGCCTGATCCAGGGCATCAAGCCCATGGAAGTGGGGTCAACGGATCTGTGGATTTTGCTACTGGTCTTGGGCATTAATATTTTTGTGGCCTTTTATGAGCGATCGGTGGGGCGACGACTGCAAAGCCCGATTCTGATCGCCGATGCTTACCACACCATGAGCGATATTTGGATTACCATTAGCGTTTTGGTGGGATTACTGGGGATCTGGATCTTCAACTGGCCCTGGTTGGATGTGATCATGACCTTTCCCGTAGCCCTGTTGGTGTTGTGGAGTTGTTGGTGTGTATTGCGGGATAATTTGCCCTGGCTGGTGGATGAGGTGGCGATCGCCCCCGAAGCAATTCACCAAGTGGTGATGGAGGTGGCGGGGGTGGTCAACTGCCACAAAATTGCCTCGCGGGGGCTATTGGGGCGGCAGGTGTTTATTGATATGCATTTGATTGTGGAAGCCCAGGATGTGAAGACCGCCCACGACATTACGGAGGCGGTGGAAGCCAAGCTAGAGGAGCGCTATGCTCCGGTGCGCATCACGATCCATGTGGAACCCCCCTCCTACCATGAGGAAGATATTACCTATCGACAGCCGACCTAA